In the Magnetospira sp. QH-2 genome, one interval contains:
- the speD gene encoding adenosylmethionine decarboxylase has protein sequence MSFDALTDWGTRTQEQAKDHRDESGGACSTGSFDNDKDYFIEVDGQKFAGLHLLVDLWGASHLNDLKHIEKALCDAAMAAGATILHCHLHHFTPNGGISGVLVLAESHISIHTWPERDFAALDIFMCGDCDPHDTLPVLEAAFKPAEMLIGEERRGIVK, from the coding sequence ATGTCCTTTGACGCCCTAACCGACTGGGGAACGCGGACTCAGGAACAAGCCAAGGATCACCGTGATGAATCCGGCGGTGCCTGTTCGACCGGCTCATTCGACAATGACAAAGACTATTTCATTGAAGTGGATGGTCAGAAATTTGCGGGCCTGCACTTGCTCGTCGATCTGTGGGGCGCCAGCCACCTGAACGACTTGAAGCATATCGAGAAGGCCTTGTGCGACGCGGCCATGGCCGCTGGCGCCACCATCTTGCATTGCCACCTGCATCACTTCACCCCCAACGGCGGGATTTCCGGCGTCCTGGTATTGGCCGAGTCTCATATCAGCATTCATACATGGCCGGAACGGGACTTTGCAGCCTTGGATATCTTCATGTGCGGCGACTGTGATCCGCATGATACCCTGCCGGTGCTGGAAGCCGCCTTCAAGCCGGCGGAAATGCTGATCGGCGAGGAGCGCCGAGGCATCGTCAAGTGA